CACTCTTTTCTGGTCCTTGTGATTGATGGCCCCGAGCCCGCTGGCCAGCTCCACCCGGGCCAGGGTGGTCAGGGGTACCGGCTCGCCGTCCGGTCCCGAAACCGTGATGCGTTTCAGTGACTCCACCGACTCCCTGTCCCTGCGCGGCAGCTTGGCGACGATGTCGTATTCATCCTTACCCTCGCGGAACACGCCGACCTTGGCCCCGTTGATGGCCGCTTTCACGGTATAGGCCACGGTGTAGGTGTCCAGTCCAAGGAGCGCCGTCTTCTCCTTGTCCACCCGGATCTGGATCTCCGGTTTGCCGGTGACCAGGTTGTCCTTCATGTCGACGATGCCGGGGATGTCGCGCATGAGCGCGCGGACCTGCTCCACGATCCCGGCCAGCACCTGCATGTCGTCGCCGTAGATCTCAAGGCTGACGGGATCGCCGGTGGGCGGCCCTTCGTCTTCCTTCTCCACGCGCAATTCCACCCCGGTGATCTGCGCGGCAAGTTTCTTTCGAACCTCCGAGACTATCTCCGATGAGTGCCTTGTGCGTTCGCTGATGGGTTTGAAATCGAGGGTCACGGAGCCCAGATGGGTGCCGCTTCCCCCGCCGCCGAAATCCCCGCCCGTGGCCGCACCCGTACTGCCGATGACATAGCGCACGTCTTCATATTCGGAGCAGACGCCCTCAATGATCCTTATGTAACGATCCGTGGCGTCGAGGCCCGTGCCCACGGGCAGCTTGATGTTGGCATAAGCCCGTTTGGGTTCAGTTTCCGGAAAAAACTCCACGCCCTTGCCGAATTTGCCAAAAGCCAGGGCCGAACCGAAAAACATGACCACGCAAATCCCCAGAACCAGCGCTCTGTGATTCAGGGCCCAGTCCAAAAACCACATGTAGACTCTCTTGGACCGGGACTTGGCAACGTTTCCGTCACCGGCGAAGCGCGGAGGGGCGGCGGTCTGATAGCGCGCGGAGAGGACCGGATTGATCACCAGGGCCACGAAAAGAGAGCCCATGAGCGCCAAAATGACTGTCTTGGGCAGAAAGGACATGAATCCGCCCATGATTCCGGGCCAGAATATCATCGGGAAAAACGCGCCGATGGTGGTCAGGGTCGAGGTGATAACCGGCCAAGCCACTTCACTGGTACCGTCGAGGGCCGCCTGGAAGCGGTCCTTGCCCTCCTGCATGTGACGATAGATGTTCTCCACGATGACGATGCCGTTGTCGACAAGCATGCCAAGGGCCAGAATGAGGGAAAAAAGCACGACCATGTTCAGAGTGATGTCCAGGAGGCGCAGGAGCGCGAAGGTGATGAGCATGGACACCGGGATGGCCACGGAGACGAACACGGCGGAACGCCCTCCGATGAAGATGAGCACCACGAACAGGACGAGAATGAGTCCGGTCAGGATGTTGTTCTCCAGATCGGCGACCATGTTGCGGATATCCTCGGCCATGTCCGCGGTCAGGCTGATGGTCAGGGTGGGCGGCAGATATTCGCGCATCTCCTCGACAACGGTCGCTATCCGGTCGTTGATGTCGATGATGTTCTCGCCGCTGCGCTTGATCACCTGCAGGGTAACCGCGTTCTCCCCGTTCAGGCGGCTGAGCGTGGTGGGGTCCTTGTAATGATCGCGGATGCTGGCCACATCGCGCAGATAGACGGGCTTGCCGTCACGCACGAAGGCTACGATAGAATCGATCTCCGCCGGATTCTGAAAATCCTCGGGAACGCGCACCTGATAGCGCATGTCGCCGATGTCCATGGAACCGCCGGGCATGTTCACATTGCCCCTCTCCACCGACTGCAGCATGGCTGTGAAAGGCACCCTGTATGCGCCGACGCGGTCGAGGTCGAATTCGACATGAATTTCGCGTTCGAGCCCACCAATGATCCGGGCGTCGAGCACTCCGGGAATGGACTCGAACCTGTCTTCCAGATCCTCGGCGAAGACCTTCAGCCGTTTCAGGCTGAAAGGGCCGGACAGGACCACCTGAATGATGGGCATGTCGGAAAAGTTCATCTCGCTGACAACCGGATCGTCCTCAAGGTCAGAGGGCAGGTCTCCGGAGGCCTGATCGACCTTGTCCCGGACCTTCTGCAGGGCGTCGTCGATGTCTTCGCTGGGCAGAAACTTGATGGCGATGGTGGACTCGCCGTCATTGGACTGCGAGGTCAGCTCCTCTACGCCCTCCAGCCCCTTGAGTTTGCGCTCCAGGGGAATGGTGACGAGCTTCTCCATGTCCTCCGGGGCCACGCCCTCGTAAGTGGTGGTCACGAAGATGTAGGGGATCTGGATGTCGGGGGCGGCCTCGCGCGGAAGCTTCACGTAACCGTACAGTCCGGCCACGATGATCAGCAGCAGGGAGACCAGGACCAGGGGCTGCCTGCGCTGCGCTGTTTCGTTGACAATCATCGCACGTTCACCTTTGTCCCGTCCTCGACCTCGGTGTGTCCGGCCACGATGAGCCTGTCACCCGCGATGAGCCCGCTGAGCACCTGCACATGATCACCCTCGATAACGCCCAGCTCAACGGTGCGGGCCTGGGCCACTCCGTCCTGCTCCACGAAAACAACCCGCTCTCCCCCCTTGTCCTGCACGGTGAAGAGAGGCACGGTCACGGCGTCCTCGATCAGGCGTCGCAAAAACGCCGCCCGCGCGATCATGCCGGGCCGGATCTTGCCGTCGGCATTGTCCACTACCACCCGGACCTGAAAAGTGCGGGTCGCGGGGTCGGCCTTCCAGGCCACGAAATCGATCTCGCCTGTCCACTGCCGCTCGGGATAGGTGTCCACGAGCACCGATACCTTTTGTCCTTCGGCCAGAAAGCGCACGTCGCCTTCAGGCACGTTGAAGTTGATGCGCATGGTGCCCACGTTGACGATATCCGCCACGGGTCCTCCCTCGGCCACGAATTCGCCGGGGTCGACGTGAACCTTGTTGACCACACCGTCGAGAGTCGACGAAACCGTGCCGTGGTCATACTCGACCTCGGCCTCGCGCAGCCGCGTCCTGGCCGAGGTCAGCTCGTTCTGGGCCTGCTCCAGCTCCTCCCGGGCAAGAACGCCCTGCTTGTGAAGCTCGGTTCTGCGCCGCAACTGATCTTCGGCCAGCCGCACGTTTGCCCGCGTGCGATCGCGGGCGGCGCCAAGAGCCGAGAGGTCTATGCGGGCGACATGATCTCCGGTGCGCACGAGGCTCCCCTCGGTCACACCGACCCATTCCACGACACCGCCGCGCTGGGCGGCCAACCGCACATCATGCAGAGCCTCGGTCTCCCCGGGCAGAACCAGGATGTCACGCATGGTGACGGTCCTTATCTGCTCGATCATGACATTGACCACGTGCACAGGCCTTTCAGGCCCAGAAGCCTCTGAGGCAGGGACAGCCTTGCCGTCTCCGACAGCGCCGGAAGTGTCCGCAGGCGCATCCGAGCAACCGGCCAGAAGGCCGAAAAGGCAAAGGACAAGTGCGATGCGATTCAACATATTCTTTTCCCGAATCATTTTCATTTCATGTGCTCCGAAATATGTGTGATCCCGCCCAGCGAAAAACGGGTGATGTGCAGGGCCGCCTCCGAAACCTCGTCGGGAGTGAAAGGCAGGCCGTCGCGCTGGGCCATGAGCGCATCCCTGTTCGTGTTGTAAAAAAGAATCTGGGCCACGATGGAGCGCCCCATCATCTGGATGCGCATGTCGTCACGGCCGTCCGCAACCATGCCCCCTTCCAGGGCAAGATCAAGCAGCAGAGGAGCCAGATAATTCCGGACATCGGCCCTGTGCCTGCGGGCGTGGACCTCGAAAGGTGGCATAGGCCGGACAAAAGCCTCGGACAGCATCTGCCCGAGCATGCACTCGTCCTCGCGGCCCGCGGGGAGCAAAATGCGGCACAGGAACGCAAACACGAATCCATGCAGGCGCTCGGCCGCAGGGGCGTCGTCCGCCACTCCTCCGTTCATGGGATATATTGCCAGCAGTTCGTCCAAAAGGATGCGCAGGACCTCCGCCAGGAGTTCCTCCTTGCCGCCGAAATGATAGTTCACGGCAGCACCATTGGCCCTGGCGGCGAGGCATATCTCCCGGACCGTGACCGCACGCCCCTTGCGCCCGAACACCTCCCGCGCGGCCAGCAAGAGCCGGTGCCGCGTCTGGACGTCCGCTGCCGAATCCCTGCCGTCCTGTCCGCAGCACGGACCACAGCCTTCAATAACTCCCCGCGCGGCCGTCAACAACCGCTCCGCAACCCTTTGCAATGTCATGGGCACCCCTTGTTTCAAACGGCGTTTGAAACAAGGTTTTGTTTTCGTCAAGCATAAAAATGCTCAACCTTCGCGCCCTGGCGCCCAAAAAAACCCGTCTGGGCACGCGCACAGACGGGAAAGCAGAATTGCGGAAATAAAGCCTCAAGGCGCTTTCAGCGCCCGTAGACGTCCTCGAAGCGCCTACTACATTAAGCTCAGCTTTTGCCCGCAGCAACGCGGCGACGCAGCAATCGGGCCTTTATCGCCCCTCACCGGCCGTAGACGTCTTCGAAACGGACGATATCGTCCTCGCCAAGATAGCTCCCGACCTGCACCTCGATCAGCTCAAGCGGAATCTTGCCCGGATTGGCCAGGCGGTGCACCGCGCCAAGAGGCAGGTACACGGATTCGTTTTCGCGCAGCATGATCTCCTCGCCGTCCCGGGTCACCACCGCCGTGCCATGGACCACCACCCAATGCTCGGCGCGATGAAAATGCTTCTGCAGGGACAGGACCTGCCCCGGGAGGACCGCAATGCGCTTGACCTGATAGCGCGCGCCGTCGCCGATGGACTCGTAATGTCCCCAGGG
The Deltaproteobacteria bacterium HGW-Deltaproteobacteria-18 genome window above contains:
- a CDS encoding efflux transporter periplasmic adaptor subunit; protein product: MKMIREKNMLNRIALVLCLFGLLAGCSDAPADTSGAVGDGKAVPASEASGPERPVHVVNVMIEQIRTVTMRDILVLPGETEALHDVRLAAQRGGVVEWVGVTEGSLVRTGDHVARIDLSALGAARDRTRANVRLAEDQLRRRTELHKQGVLAREELEQAQNELTSARTRLREAEVEYDHGTVSSTLDGVVNKVHVDPGEFVAEGGPVADIVNVGTMRINFNVPEGDVRFLAEGQKVSVLVDTYPERQWTGEIDFVAWKADPATRTFQVRVVVDNADGKIRPGMIARAAFLRRLIEDAVTVPLFTVQDKGGERVVFVEQDGVAQARTVELGVIEGDHVQVLSGLIAGDRLIVAGHTEVEDGTKVNVR
- a CDS encoding AcrB/AcrD/AcrF family protein, with the protein product MIVNETAQRRQPLVLVSLLLIIVAGLYGYVKLPREAAPDIQIPYIFVTTTYEGVAPEDMEKLVTIPLERKLKGLEGVEELTSQSNDGESTIAIKFLPSEDIDDALQKVRDKVDQASGDLPSDLEDDPVVSEMNFSDMPIIQVVLSGPFSLKRLKVFAEDLEDRFESIPGVLDARIIGGLEREIHVEFDLDRVGAYRVPFTAMLQSVERGNVNMPGGSMDIGDMRYQVRVPEDFQNPAEIDSIVAFVRDGKPVYLRDVASIRDHYKDPTTLSRLNGENAVTLQVIKRSGENIIDINDRIATVVEEMREYLPPTLTISLTADMAEDIRNMVADLENNILTGLILVLFVVLIFIGGRSAVFVSVAIPVSMLITFALLRLLDITLNMVVLFSLILALGMLVDNGIVIVENIYRHMQEGKDRFQAALDGTSEVAWPVITSTLTTIGAFFPMIFWPGIMGGFMSFLPKTVILALMGSLFVALVINPVLSARYQTAAPPRFAGDGNVAKSRSKRVYMWFLDWALNHRALVLGICVVMFFGSALAFGKFGKGVEFFPETEPKRAYANIKLPVGTGLDATDRYIRIIEGVCSEYEDVRYVIGSTGAATGGDFGGGGSGTHLGSVTLDFKPISERTRHSSEIVSEVRKKLAAQITGVELRVEKEDEGPPTGDPVSLEIYGDDMQVLAGIVEQVRALMRDIPGIVDMKDNLVTGKPEIQIRVDKEKTALLGLDTYTVAYTVKAAINGAKVGVFREGKDEYDIVAKLPRRDRESVESLKRITVSGPDGEPVPLTTLARVELASGLGAINHKDQKRVVTVSSDVSGRLANDIIRELDGKLGAMAWPRGYTYSFAGEQEEQRKAQEFLSEAFVIAIFLIFMVLVAQFNSMITPLIVLTSVVLSFIGVFAGLLLTGTAFGVIMTGVGVISLAGVVVNNAIVLIDYFEQLKATGMETREALMTAGLTRFRPVLLTAVTTILGLLPMALGVSFDFFKLALITESESAQWWGPMAVAVIFGLLVATLLTLVVVPVLCSLQDGARGWWARRRAARTETPA